The Streptococcus iniae genome contains the following window.
TGGTTTGGATGGTTTCACCATCATCTAACTTAAGCAAGTTAACAATTGGAAGTCCTTTTGCTGTACGACCATATTCTGGAATTTCATAAGCTTTCAGACAATAAACCCGACCTAAATTAGTGAAAAAGAGGAGAGTATCGTGAGTACTTGTTGACACCAGTTCTTTGACAAAATCATCATCGTTGACACCAGTTCCTTGAACTCCACGACCACCACGTTTTTGTGCACGAAATTCATCTTGAGCAAGACGTTTGATGTAGCCTTTGTTAGATAAGGTGATAAGGACATCTTCTTCTTCAATTAAATCTTCGTCTTCGAGTGATAAAACTTCACCAATCATTAATTCTGTACGTCTTGGATTTGCATACTTACGTTTAATCTCATCCATCTCTTCGATGATGATAGCTTGAATACGCTCTGGTTTTGCTAAAATATCTGTTAAATCAGCAATTAAAGCTAATAAATCATCATATTCAGATTGAATTTTATCACGTTCTAATCCTGTTAAACGACGAAGTCGCATATCAAGAATGGCTTGACTTTGACGTTCTGAAAGTTCAAAACGTTGCATCAATTCAGCTTGGGCGATTGTATCTGTTTGACTATTTCTAATAATAGCAATGACTTCATCAAGATGGTCAAGTGCTATAAGCAATCCTTCTAAAATATGCGCTCTTGCTTCAGCTTTATCTTTATCAAATTGTGTACGGCGTGTGATAACTTCTTTTTGATGGATAATGTAGTTATCAATAATTTGACGCAATGATAGAATTTTAGGGACACCATTTTCAATGGCAAGCATATTGAAACTAAAATTGGTTTGTAAGCTTGTTAATTTGAAAAGGTTATTTAAAATAACTGATGCTGAGGCGTCACGTCTAATTTCTATAACAAAACGAACACCTTCACGGCTAGATTCATCTCGAACAGCTGTAATGCCTTCGATACGTTTTTCTTGCGCTAAACGAACGATATGCTCATGAACTTTAGTTTTGTTAACGCCATAAGGAAATTCTGTTACGACAATGCGTTCGCGGCCCGTCTTAGTTGTTTCAATTTCAGTACGAGAACGTAACACAATAGATCCACGACCCGTTTCATAGGCACGATGAATTCCAGAACGGCCCATTACCATGGCCCCAGTTGGAAAGTCTGGACCAGGGATAACTTCCATGAGGTCGCGTGTTGTTACTTCAGGATTTTCCATCACCATTCGAACAGCATCAATTGACTCAGCTAAGTTATGAGGTGGAATATTAGTTGCCATACCAACGGCAATACCTGTAGCACCATTAACTAATAAGTTAGGGAAACGAGCGGGTAGAACTAAGGGTTCACGTTCACTACCGTCATAGTTTTCTTGGAAATCAACGGTGTTTTTATTGATGTCACGTAAGAGTTCTAGAGCAATTTTACTCATTCGAGCTTCCGTATAACGTTGCGCAGCGGCACCGTCACCATCCATTG
Protein-coding sequences here:
- the gyrA gene encoding DNA gyrase subunit A, with protein sequence MQDRNLIDVNLTSEMKTSFIDYAMSVIVARALPDVRDGLKPVHRRILYGMNELGVTPDKPHKKSARITGDVMGKYHPHGDSSIYEAMVRMAQWWSYRHMLVDGHGNFGSMDGDGAAAQRYTEARMSKIALELLRDINKNTVDFQENYDGSEREPLVLPARFPNLLVNGATGIAVGMATNIPPHNLAESIDAVRMVMENPEVTTRDLMEVIPGPDFPTGAMVMGRSGIHRAYETGRGSIVLRSRTEIETTKTGRERIVVTEFPYGVNKTKVHEHIVRLAQEKRIEGITAVRDESSREGVRFVIEIRRDASASVILNNLFKLTSLQTNFSFNMLAIENGVPKILSLRQIIDNYIIHQKEVITRRTQFDKDKAEARAHILEGLLIALDHLDEVIAIIRNSQTDTIAQAELMQRFELSERQSQAILDMRLRRLTGLERDKIQSEYDDLLALIADLTDILAKPERIQAIIIEEMDEIKRKYANPRRTELMIGEVLSLEDEDLIEEEDVLITLSNKGYIKRLAQDEFRAQKRGGRGVQGTGVNDDDFVKELVSTSTHDTLLFFTNLGRVYCLKAYEIPEYGRTAKGLPIVNLLKLDDGETIQTIINARKEEIVDKYFFFTTRQGIVKRTGASEFNNIRQNGLRALNLKEGDQLINVLLTDGSEDIIIGTKSGYSVRFQEDTIRNMGRSATGVRGVKLRDDDLVVGASTITDHQEVLIITENGYGKRTLASEYPTKGRGGKGIKTANITAKNGELAGLTTVNGDEDIMVITNKGVIIRTSLANVSQTGRATLGVKVMRLDKESKIVTFALVNPEIDEDDSAVAEEVKPTEES